One Mesorhizobium loti genomic window carries:
- a CDS encoding 4-aminobutyrate aminotransferase produces MKNSAISERKNQSISRGVGMTTQIYADRAENSEIWDVEGRRYIDFSSGIAVVNTGHRHPRVIEAVKAQLDRFTHTCHQVVPYESYVRLAERLNAMLPGKFDKKTIFVTTGAEAVENAIKIARNATGRQAVIAFAGGFHGRTFMGMALTGKVVPYKVGFGAMPGDVYHAPFPVPLHGVSVADSLAALDRLFKADVDPARVAAIIVEPVQGEGGFYEAPREFLTALRKLCDQHGMLLIADEVQTGFARTGKMFAMDHHEVAADITTMAKSLAGGFPLSAVTGRAEIMDAPGPGGLGGTYGGSPIGVAAAHAVLDVIEDEKLCDRANTLGARLKQRLQSIRDDVPEIVDIRGLGFMNAVEFNDVKKGLPSAEIANAVRLKALDKGLILLTCGVYGNVIRFLAPITIQDEVMNEALDILESSIREVCAA; encoded by the coding sequence ATGAAGAATTCAGCCATTTCCGAACGCAAGAACCAGTCGATCTCGCGCGGCGTCGGCATGACCACGCAAATCTATGCCGACCGTGCCGAAAATTCGGAAATCTGGGATGTCGAAGGCCGTCGCTACATCGACTTTTCCTCGGGCATCGCCGTCGTCAACACCGGCCACCGCCATCCCAGGGTCATCGAGGCGGTCAAGGCGCAGCTCGACCGTTTCACCCACACCTGCCACCAGGTCGTGCCCTATGAGAGCTATGTCAGGCTGGCCGAACGCCTGAACGCCATGCTGCCCGGCAAGTTCGACAAGAAGACGATCTTCGTCACCACCGGCGCCGAGGCCGTCGAGAACGCCATCAAGATCGCCCGCAACGCCACCGGCCGCCAAGCCGTCATTGCCTTCGCCGGCGGCTTCCATGGCCGCACCTTCATGGGCATGGCGCTGACCGGCAAGGTCGTGCCCTACAAGGTTGGCTTCGGCGCCATGCCGGGCGACGTCTACCACGCACCGTTCCCGGTGCCGCTGCACGGCGTTTCGGTCGCCGATTCGCTGGCCGCGCTCGACCGGCTGTTCAAGGCCGATGTCGATCCGGCCCGCGTCGCCGCCATCATCGTCGAGCCGGTTCAGGGCGAGGGCGGCTTCTACGAGGCGCCGCGCGAATTCCTGACCGCGCTGCGCAAGCTCTGCGACCAGCACGGCATGCTGCTCATCGCCGACGAAGTGCAGACCGGCTTTGCCCGCACCGGCAAGATGTTCGCGATGGACCATCATGAGGTCGCGGCCGACATCACCACCATGGCCAAGAGCCTGGCCGGCGGCTTCCCGCTGTCGGCCGTGACTGGCCGCGCCGAGATCATGGATGCGCCCGGCCCAGGCGGCCTCGGCGGCACCTATGGCGGCAGCCCGATCGGCGTTGCCGCGGCACACGCCGTGCTTGACGTGATCGAGGACGAAAAACTGTGCGACCGCGCCAACACGCTGGGTGCGCGGCTGAAGCAGCGCCTGCAGTCGATCCGTGACGACGTGCCCGAGATCGTCGACATAAGGGGCCTCGGCTTCATGAACGCGGTCGAGTTCAACGACGTCAAGAAGGGCCTGCCGTCGGCCGAGATCGCCAACGCCGTCCGGCTGAAGGCGCTGGACAAGGGCCTGATCCTGCTGACCTGCGGCGTCTACGGCAACGTCATCCGCTTCCTGGCGCCGATCACCATCCAGGACGAGGTGATGAACGAGGCACTCGACATCCTGGAAAGCTCGATCCGCGAAGTCTGCGCTGCCTGA
- a CDS encoding Flavocytochrome c, which translates to MDTVSVRTMTGSFLSAASCFWQPANSKTAAQAHAEAIGKDERLEVLTDGGETDDVAFLLMGSPSRWSLADSDALRMSGG; encoded by the coding sequence ATGGACACCGTTTCGGTGCGCACCATGACCGGCAGTTTCTTGTCCGCCGCTTCCTGCTTCTGGCAACCGGCCAACAGCAAGACGGCTGCGCAGGCGCACGCGGAGGCGATTGGAAAAGACGAAAGGCTGGAGGTTTTGACGGATGGCGGCGAGACGGACGATGTCGCGTTCCTGCTCATGGGCTCCCCCAGCCGCTGGTCGCTCGCTGACAGCGATGCCTTGCGGATGTCAGGAGGATAA
- a CDS encoding RND efflux membrane fusion protein, producing the protein MLLAGCQKQEAADKKLPVMVRTETVSMADYAPRTSLTGVIAARTLNNLSFRVGGRVAERLVDVGQHVDKGAVLARIDPQEQQSDLRSAQADLDAAQAQLTQSAAAFERQKTLLAQGFTTRRDYDAADQALKVAQGSVDAAQSAFANAQQNLSFTELKAGAPGVITARQVETGQVVQAAQTVFTIAEDGDRDAVFNVQETLVARAPPSPAVTITLLSDPQVRATGKVREISPAVDQASGSIRVKIGIADTPAGMPLGAAVIGSVSAKPTKAILLPWQALTSSAGKPAVWIVDPSTKAVTTTPVEVLAYDSGTVVIAGGLNEGQSVVTAGGQLLNPGQTVEILGAGQ; encoded by the coding sequence TTGCTGTTGGCCGGTTGCCAGAAGCAGGAAGCGGCGGACAAGAAACTGCCGGTCATGGTGCGCACCGAAACGGTGTCCATGGCCGACTATGCACCGAGGACCTCGCTGACCGGGGTGATCGCCGCGCGCACGCTGAACAATCTGTCGTTCCGGGTCGGCGGCCGCGTCGCCGAGCGGCTTGTCGATGTCGGCCAGCACGTCGACAAGGGTGCCGTGCTTGCCCGCATCGATCCGCAGGAACAACAATCCGATCTGCGCTCGGCACAGGCCGATCTTGACGCGGCACAGGCGCAGCTGACCCAGTCCGCCGCCGCCTTCGAGCGACAGAAGACGCTGCTTGCCCAGGGTTTCACCACAAGGCGCGACTATGACGCCGCCGACCAGGCGCTGAAAGTGGCGCAAGGCAGCGTCGATGCCGCGCAGAGCGCATTCGCCAACGCCCAGCAAAACCTGTCCTTCACCGAGCTCAAGGCCGGCGCGCCCGGCGTCATCACCGCCCGCCAGGTCGAAACCGGCCAGGTGGTGCAAGCGGCGCAAACCGTCTTCACCATCGCCGAGGACGGTGACCGCGACGCGGTGTTCAACGTGCAGGAGACGCTGGTCGCCAGGGCGCCGCCCTCGCCGGCGGTGACGATCACGCTGTTGTCCGACCCGCAGGTCCGGGCGACAGGCAAGGTGCGCGAAATCTCGCCGGCGGTCGACCAGGCTTCCGGTTCGATCCGGGTCAAGATCGGCATTGCCGACACGCCCGCCGGCATGCCGCTGGGGGCGGCCGTCATCGGCTCGGTCAGCGCCAAGCCGACGAAGGCGATCCTGTTGCCCTGGCAGGCGCTGACCTCCAGCGCCGGCAAACCGGCGGTCTGGATCGTCGATCCCTCGACCAAGGCGGTGACAACGACGCCGGTCGAGGTGCTGGCCTACGATTCGGGCACGGTCGTCATCGCCGGCGGGCTGAACGAAGGCCAAAGCGTCGTGACCGCAGGCGGGCAGTTGCTCAATCCCGGCCAGACTGTCGAGATATTGGGAGCGGGCCAATGA